A window from Kluyveromyces lactis strain NRRL Y-1140 chromosome E complete sequence encodes these proteins:
- the ACH1 gene encoding acetyl-CoA hydrolase (highly similar to uniprot|P32316 Saccharomyces cerevisiae YBL015W ACH1 Acetyl-coA hydrolase primarily localized to mitochondria required for acetate utilization and for diploid pseudohyphal growth), protein MTVSRLLKDRVRYAPYLKKVKPVEELIPLFKDGQYIGWSGFTGVGAPKAVPEALIKHVEENNLQGKLRFNLFVGASAGPEECKWAEHDMILRRAPHQVGKPIAKAINDGRIQFFDKHLSMFPQDLTYGYYSRNRTDGKILDYTIIEATAIKEDGSIVPGPSVGGSPEFISVSDKIIIEVNTATPSFEGLHDIDMPVNPPFRQPYPYTAVDQKNGLDSIPVDPERVVAVVESTQRDVVGPNTPSDATSQSIARHLVEFFENEVRHGRLPENLHPLQSGIGNIANAVIEGLTDSSFKNLTVWTEVLQDSFLDLFENGALDYATATSIRLTEAGFQKFFDNWDDFSKKLCLRSQVVSNNPELIRRLGVIAMNTPVEVDIYAHANSTNVSGSRMLNGLGGSADFLRNAKLSIMHAPAARPTKTDPTGISTIVPMASHVDQTEHDLDVLVTDQGLADLRGLSPRERAREIIKNCAHPDYQPILTDYLDRSEHYAKLHKCMHEPHMLKNAFKFHLNLSEKGTMKVDNWD, encoded by the coding sequence ATGACAGTTTCCagattgttgaaagatAGAGTTAGATATGCTccatatttgaagaaagttaaGCCAGTAGAAGAGCTGATTCCATTGTTTAAGGATGGTCAATACATTGGTTGGTCTGGTTTCACCGGTGTCGGTGCTCCAAAAGCTGTTCCAGAAGCTTTGATCAAACATGTTGAGGAAAATAACTTGCAAGGTAAGCTTAGATTCAACCTTTTCGTCGGTGCTTCTGCTGGTCCAGAAGAATGTAAATGGGCCGAACATGATATGATCTTGAGAAGAGCCCCTCATCAAGTCGGTAAGCCAATCGCCAAGGCTATTAACGATGGTAGAATCCAATTTTTCGACAAGCATTTGTCCATGTTTCCACAAGATTTGACCTACGGTTACTATAGCAGGAACAGAACCGATGGTAAGATCTTGGATTACACCATCATTGAAGCAACTGCCATTAAAGAAGATGGGTCTATTGTTCCAGGTCCTTCTGTCGGTGGTTCTCCAGAAtttatttctgtttctgataAAATTATTATCGAAGTTAACACTGCTACTCCATCGTTCGAAGGTCTACACGATATTGATATGCCTGTTAACCCACCATTCAGACAACCATACCCATACACCGCTGTGGACCAAAAGAACGGTCTTGATTCTATCCCAGTGGACCCTGAACGTGTTGTTGCTGTGGTTGAATCTACTCAAAGGGATGTCGTTGGTCCAAACACTCCATCTGATGCTACATCTCAATCCATCGCTCGTCACTTGGTCGAGTTCTTCGAAAATGAAGTGAGACATGGTAGACTACCTGAAAACTTGCATCCATTGCAATCCGGTATCGGTAACATCGCTAACGCCGTGATTGAAGGTTTGACTGACTCCTCCTTCAAGAACTTGACTGTGTGGACTGAAGTCTTGCAAGATTCATTCTTGGATTTGTTCGAAAACGGTGCCTTGGATTACGCCACTGCTACCTCTATCAGATTGACCGAAGCTGGTTTCCAAAAGTTTTTCGATAACTGGGATGATTTCTCAAAGAAGCTATGTTTAAGATCCCAAGTTGTTTCTAACAACCCAGAATTGATCCGTCGTCTAGGTGTTATCGCTATGAACACCCCTGTCGAAGTTGACATTTACGCACACGCTAACTCCACCAACGTCTCTGGTTCTCGTATGTTGAACGGTTTGGGTGGTTCTGCTGATTTCTTGAGAAACGCTAAGTTGTCTATCATGCACGCTCCAGCTGCAAGACCTACAAAGACTGACCCAACTGGTATCTCTACCATTGTCCCAATGGCTTCTCATGTCGATCAAACTGAACACGATTTGGATGTCTTAGTCACCGATCAAGGTTTGGCTGACTTAAGAGGTCTATCTCCAAGAGAAAGAGCAAGAGAAATCATTAAGAACTGTGCTCATCCAGATTACCAACCAATCTTAACTGACTACTTGGACAGATCAGAACATTATGCCAAGTTGCACAAGTGCATGCACGAACCTCACATGTTAAAGAATGCATTCAAATTCCACTTGAACTTGTCTGAAAAGGGTACCATGAAAGTCGATAACTGGGATTAA
- the FMT1 gene encoding methionyl-tRNA formyltransferase (similar to uniprot|P32785 Saccharomyces cerevisiae YBL013W FMT1 Methionyl-tRNA formyltransferase): MWGFKHGKTLSTCVIRFYSTSNGNPLKVLFFGSDQYSSHLLSALHSLLRTKDIDSLQVVTRSPKSCGRYLSEVREVPIMSVNDSLGLPPVIKCDTRSDLLGLIDNPSVEFNVLIAVSFGKLIPKQLIEKVDGKAFNIHPSLLPRYRGSSPIQYTLLNRDEFTGVTIQSLHPTKFDHGEIIKQTAPLSVQEILKLGTVGKFDEDVPEKVATLMDQLGLKSGELLQQMIRERDFKPKPNPNYEPSLAPKITTEMKQINWKNERKLRLLAKNDALGSLYCYKLSLPKRKKEVMKKRIIFPELFDLNETISMKPGEFKLSEDEKTMIIQCIDGQIGTNVLQFEGFALEPVPTFVNRLNKRCGKMNSNEFL, from the coding sequence ATGTGGGGTTTCAAACATGGCAAGACACTAAGCACATGTGTCATAAGGTTTTATTCTACTAGTAATGGGAACCCTTTGAAAGTGCTTTTCTTTGGTTCAGATCAATATTCGTCTCATTTACTTAGTGCATTGCACTCACTTTTGCGAACCAAGGACATTGATTCGCTACAAGTTGTCACCAGATCGCCAAAATCATGTGGCAGATACTTATCTGAAGTGCGGGAGGTTCCGATTATGTCGGTAAATGATTCTTTGGGGTTACCACCGGTGATTAAATGTGATACAAGGTCTGATTTGTTGGGATTAATCGACAATCCTTCGGTTGAGTTTAATGTACTGATAGCCGTAAGCTTTGGTAAGTTAATACCCAAACAGCTAATTGAAAAGGTCGACGGAAAAGCTTTCAATATCCACCCATCTTTGTTACCGCGTTACCGAGGCTCCTCCCCGATCCAGTATACACTTTTGAACAGAGATGAGTTTACAGGTGTGACGATTCAGAGTTTACATCCAACGAAATTCGACCATGGagaaatcatcaaacaGACGGCTCCGTTGTCAGTGcaagaaattttgaagcTTGGCACCGTCGGTAAATTTGACGAGGATGTCCCCGAGAAGGTTGCAACACTTATGGATCAATTGGGATTGAAAAGTGGTGAATTGTTGCAACAGATGATAAGGGAAAGGGATTTCAAACCAAAACCGAACCCAAACTATGAACCTTCACTTGCTCCCAAAATAACTACtgaaatgaaacaaataaattggaaaaacGAAAGGAAGTTACGGTTATTGGCCAAGAATGATGCCTTAGGGTCGTTGTACTGCTATAAATTATCATTACCAAAGaggaagaaagaagttatGAAGAAACGTATTATATTCCCCgaattatttgatttgaatgaaacCATATCAATGAAACCTGGAGAATTTAAATTAAGTGAGGACGAGAAGACTATGATCATCCAATGTATTGATGGTCAAATTGGTACCAATGTTTTGCAATTCGAAGGGTTTGCACTGGAACCAGTCCCAACTTTTGTAAATAGGCTTAATAAAAGATGTGGTAAGATGAACTCCAATGAATTCTTATAA
- a CDS encoding uncharacterized protein (conserved hypothetical protein), with the protein MNDDEKARIARRKAKFSEQRRQELLDDPLKDKSLLSRSTADNETTVMMRLKTNQTVRDQMFVQIQELARSGNSDDEVIEHGLRKLREIIVSIYHSEKRNDEFMNSVKNVYIYSIEFYLGRRPVNWTKLVNILEAFVRKVSGVLECKEHGSALVLYEAIEQQQYGRSLQIIQGHEKQIWDPVLCRLIVKSCATDNFHLWFYALSKLDDKTFLYKFLITLPYHEQAVHTVLNIISRSYHQLTLAHITEFWFQSVPIAHLKDVISSRWTVNELNHGSIVKFRK; encoded by the coding sequence ATGaatgacgatgaaaagGCAAGAATTGCTAGAAGAAAGGCCAAGTTTTCCGAACAACGACGTCAAGAGTTGTTAGACGATCCATTGAAGGATAAAAGCTTGCTCAGCCGGTCTACAGCGGATAACGAAACAACAGTTATGATGAGATTGAAGACTAACCAGACCGTAAGAGACCAAATGTTTGTTCAGATTCAAGAGCTAGCTCGTTCTGGGAACTCCGATGATGAAGTGATAGAACATGGATTGCGTAAATTAAGGGAAATCATCGTAAGTATCTACCACAGCGAAAAACGTAATGATGAATTCATGAATTCGGTTAAAAATGTCTACATATATTCTATTGAGTTTTACCTCGGGAGACGCCCAGTGAACTGGACTAAACTCGTAAATATTCTCGAGGCATTCGTACGGAAAGTCTCCGGAGTATTAGAATGTAAAGAACATGGTTCCGCACTTGTGCTATACGAAGCTATCGAACAGCAGCAATACGGTAGAAGTTTACAAATAATACAAGGCCATGAGAAACAGATATGGGACCCGGTACTATGCCGATTGATCGTAAAATCATGCGCTACAGACAACTTCCATCTATGGTTCTACGCATTATCGAAACTAGATGATAAAACATTCCTATACAAGTTCCTCATCACACTCCCCTATCATGAACAGGCAGTTCACACCGTGTTAAACATAATCTCACGCTCTTATCATCAACTGACCTTGGCCCACATCACGGAATTCTGGTTCCAATCGGTACCAATTGCCCATCTTAAAGATGTGATCTCATCACGATGGACTGTCAATGAATTAAACCATGGCAGCATCGTCAAATTCAGGAAATAA
- the PGD1 gene encoding Pgd1p (some similarities with uniprot|P40356 Saccharomyces cerevisiae YGL025C PGD1 Subunit of the Mediator global transcriptional cofactor complex which is part of the RNA polymerase II holoenzyme and plays an essential role in basal and activated transcription direct target of the Cyc8p-Tup1p transcriptional corepressor), whose product MAVGPPDQIFKDNLTFDTFRELIIEKESTADEVADKVLEAKKALLPIRTLMTEFVGMIANLESMGNKTSQEKFLAIRMKLIELQNNIQKFSKDFQQLQPVMRTMDKFNEEVNAGEKKFFVQETLGYTQLASNGSAAGITKTSSGNDGNTTGSTANTMAMAKGLKKNAAGKPNTGTGVQSGPGRRNSTKKTGHTGPATAPTTSNSAASAAAAAANTPSLKQIPNTQPMQLMPGVSPMAMASPLNNISPQRKLTQHVNQSRENSLHQGVTPSASMITPQNILNMSAFDLNQNQTPQSLDNVNNMDLTNLDLDSLNMEFLN is encoded by the coding sequence atggCTGTCGGACCACCagatcaaatctttaaGGACAATTTAACGTTCGATACGTTCAGAGAATTGATTATTGAGAAAGAATCTACTGCAGATGAGGTTGCAGATAAAGTCCTGGAGGCGAAGAAGGCATTACTGCCGATACGGACGTTGATGACTGAATTTGTGGGTATGATAGCGAATTTAGAAAGTATGGGGAACAAGACTTCGCAGGAGAAGTTTCTTGCCATACGAATGAAGTTGATTGAGTTACAGAATAATATACAGAAGTTTTCCAAGGATTTCCAGCAACTTCAGCCCGTGATGAGGACCATGGACAAGTTCAACGAGGAAGTTAATGCGGGGGAGAAGAAgttctttgttcaagagACTTTGGGATACACACAACTCGCCAGTAACGGAAGTGCAGCCGGTATCACTAAGACTAGCAGTGGGAATGATGGCAACACAACTGGTTCTACCGCAAATACAATGGCTATGGCGAAAGGtctgaagaaaaatgcTGCTGGCAAGCCCAATACTGGTACCGGCGTACAATCCGGTCCTGGCCGCAGAAACTCGACCAAAAAAACCGGCCATACGGGACCAGCAACAGCACCAACAACATCCAACTCTGCTGCTTCCGCTGCTGCTGCAGCTGCAAACACTCCAAGTTTGAAACAGATCCCAAATACACAGCCAATGCAATTGATGCCTGGTGTATCACCCATGGCAATGGCAAGTCCACTCAATAACATCTCCCCACAAAGGAAGCTCACTCAACACGTTAATCAAAGTAGAGAAAACAGTCTACATCAAGGGGTAACTCCTTCAGCATCGATGATCACTCCTCAAAATATCTTAAACATGTCAGCATTTGATCTTAACCAAAACCAAACACCACAGTCTTTGGATAATGTCAATAATATGGATCTTACGAACCTCGATTTAGACTCTTTGAACATGGAGTTCCTCAACTGA